From Pyrenophora tritici-repentis strain M4 chromosome 1, whole genome shotgun sequence, the proteins below share one genomic window:
- a CDS encoding Tymo-45kd-70kd multi-domain protein, with the protein MIKAVIVTLVLLVAMTAGLDCSNPSNVILPDCTKGCIAGGTVGDVCADDFNSFCEHQGYVNLFSKGYGSCLISDCVSDQEIYTTLITMHGKCTHLEEWPLKVDGNLNDWFTYVFGDSSTSPAMQTATETTGGNVAISFEPSTDQPTPTTEPSSTDAGTSAKPSSNAANTSTSAANSSPPQQSSQSGDGPPAAIPANPTETTVSTDQGQPTTAPASASNNDQPGQNPPAFGTATIAGTAAGGTVGLALIAGLIYFLMRRRERKVFKPSPANMWDPTHNTDRKPTLPVLQDDTNYNRYSEATQPQMNKAELYSNALLPPPQQTPIHNAFKTPDPGYPHDGGAAGANRYYQPPPQNQHHGNFDTRFPELPAHPTHQPMSSPTSPVSSLSTPHIWTAANTPTFRLSNPDARSDGVRSPVSELGANEVLQSTRSAELSGEEIRAGNSATTPVELHEESLKPEREWEWGK; encoded by the exons GGCGGCACAGTTGGAGACGTCTGCGCAGATGACTTCAACAGTTTCTGTGAACATCAAGGTTATGTGAACCTTTTCTCCAAGGGCTATGGCTCGTGCCTGATCAGTGATTGTGTGTCTGATCAAGAAATTTACA CCACATTAATCACCATGCACGGCAAATGTACACATCTGGAAGAATGGCCTCTTAAGGTGGATGGCAACTTGAATGACTGGTTCACATATGTCTTTGGAGATTCAAGTACTAGCCCGGCGATGCAGACTGCTACGGAAACGACTGGTGGTAATGTTGCTATTTCGTTCGAGCCATCGACAGACCAGCCTACACCAACCACGGAACCAAGTTCGACAGATGCTGGTACTTCAGCAAAACCGAGTAGCAATGCTGCAAATACCTCAACTTCAGCAGCAAATAGCTCTCCACCGCAACAATCATCGCAGTCAGGCGACGGACCTCCAGCTGCTATCCCCGCAAATCCGACAGAGACTACCGTATCGACAGACCAAGGCCAACCTACGACTGCACCTGCATCAGCGTCAAATAACGATCAACCAGGCCAAA ACCCGCCAGCATTCGGTACGGCCACCATCGCCGGAACAGCAGCTGGCGGCACAGTCGGCCTCGCCCTCATCGCCGGTCTGATCTACTTCCTCATGCGCCGCCGCGAACGCAAAGTCTTCAAGCCCTCTCCAGCAAACATGTGGGATCCGACACACAACACCGACCGCAAGCCCACTCTCCCCGTCCTCCAAGACGACACAAATTACAATCGATACAGCGAAGCCACGCAGCCCCAGATGAACAAAGCCGAACTCTACAGTAACGCTCTACTGCCTCCCCCACAGCAAACACCCATCCATAACGCATTCAAGACCCCAGACCCAGGATACCCTCACGATGGAGGAGCTGCAGGAGCTAACCGTTACTATCAACCACCCCCTCAGAACCAGCACCACGGAAACTTCGACACCAGATTCCCCGAACTACCCGCTCATCCCACCCATCAACCCATGTCATCGCCTACATCCCCCGTCTCAAGCTTGTCAACACCACACATCTGGACCGCCGCAAACACCCCGACTTTTCGCCTCAGCAACCCGGATGCGCGCAGTGACGGCGTGAGGAGTCCTGTCAGCGAGTTGGGTGCAAATGAGGTGTTGCAGTCTACAAGGTCAGCGGAGTTGAGTGGAGAGGAGATTCGTGCTGGTAATAGTGCGACGACGCCTGTGGAGTTGCATGAGGAGAGTTTGAAGCCGGAGAGG GAATGGGAATGGGGGAAGTAA